A window from Drosophila nasuta strain 15112-1781.00 chromosome 3, ASM2355853v1, whole genome shotgun sequence encodes these proteins:
- the LOC132788032 gene encoding protein sprouty, producing the protein MDRRNGGDPLAPPRPPKLLPRVHRPRAPEPTALSSDNNNSSSSNSNINQQHPSITAASATTSNNLNNLNNLNNLNNNLNNNNNIISIIPATADIDDYQIHHLTFLPQRPSSLSRNSSNASSSTATANSSNGSTSSFTRRRPPAPTPTLLNINTAATTATSNSNNSSYNSNSNSNFLSHFQSAEPALALTLTGQPPASPVTLAQPRPECERLTNEYVDTPLQHATRSQHPAGQQDNGQTTTHHLLLLPQRQQHQHQQQTASATHSIGNNRLAATAAAAGSAAAAATTTTVDGTDGLLHSTHLHTIPPAQQQHHQHPHHQQHHHLHTHLLNGQTKAPASNKFASQAPPAPPRNGLSFAAAATTAAAAAATATATTQPITQAITKQPSNNSNSNSSKEHMHALEELLQQQQHHQQQQHQQLPGSGGQLGASIVLGGDPSLLNPIVCPRCGHCRCEQCQSPRPLPQTWVCNKTCLCSAESIIDYASCLCCAKALFYHCARDNDMDCDDGTGTPCVDNPCSCGPYKRTQRWGWLGALSIVLPCLWCYWPMRGCIKLCEKCYARFAGRGCRCQLGGGVGTGIAGNGLGGNSMLPIVPLGGNANSLTGGVANGAQNGGMPLSVGKGFEHGCSAASRILRKGDLTPEKRLLDSSPDY; encoded by the coding sequence ATGGATCGCAGAAATGGCGGCGATCCCTTGGCGCCACCCCGGCCCCCAAAGCTACTACCGCGTGTGCATCGACCAAGGGCGCCGGAGCCAACAGCGTTAAGtagcgacaacaataacagcagcagtagcaacagcaacatcaatcaGCAACATCCTAGTATTacagcagcaagtgcaacaACTAGCAACAACCTGAACAACCTAAACAACCTAAACAACCTGAACAACAacctaaacaacaacaacaacattataTCGATAATACCCGCTACGGCCGACATTGACGACTATCAGATACATCATCTGACATTTCTGCCCCAGCGACCAAGCAGCCTCagtcgcaacagcagcaacgcatCGTCATCGACAGCGACggcgaacagcagcaacggcagcacaTCGAGTTTCACGCGACGTCGTCCGCCGGCGCCAACGCCCACGTTGCTCAACATTAATACGGCAGCAACCACTGCaacgagcaacagcaacaactcgaGTTACAACtcgaacagcaacagcaacttccTTAGTCATTTCCAAAGCGCTGAGCCGGCGTTAGCGTTAACGTTAACGGGTCAGCCGCCCGCCTCCCCCGTCACGCTGGCGCAACCGCGACCCGAATGCGAAAGGCTGACGAATGAGTATGTGGATACGCCGCTGCAGCATGCAACACGCTCACAACATCCGGCTGGCCAGCAGGACAATGGCCAAACGACGACGCatcatttgctgttgctgccacagcgacaacagcatcagcatcagcagcagacGGCATCAGCAACACATTCGATAGGCAACAATCGTttggcggcaacagcagcagctgctggctcggctgctgcagcagcaaccacaacgacGGTCGATGGCACCGATGGCTTATTACATTCTACGCATTTGCACACAATTCCTCCcgcgcagcagcaacatcatcaacacccacatcatcagcaacatcatcatctgcATACACATCTTTTAAATGGTCAGACCAAAGCACCCGCCTCCAATAAGTTTGCGTCACAAGCGCCGCCAGCGCCGCCTCGCAACGGACTGAGctttgctgccgctgcaaccacagcagcagcagcagcagcaacggcaacggcaaccaCACAGCCCATCACGCAAGCGATCACCAAGCAaccaagcaacaacagcaacagcaacagcagcaaggaACACATGCATGCACTCGAAgagttgctgcaacagcaacaacaccatcaacagcagcaacatcaacagctgCCCGGCAGCGGCGGCCAATTGGGCGCCTCAATTGTGCTCGGCGGTGATCCATCGCTGCTCAATCCGATCGTGTGTCCCCGTTGCGGCCATTGTCGCTGCGAGCAATGCCAGAGTCCGCGTCCGTTGCCCCAGACGTGGGTGTGCAACAAGACGTGTCTGTGCAGCGCCGAGTCGATCATCGACTACGCCTCGTGTCTGTGCTGCGCCAAGGCGTTGTTCTATCACTGTGCCCGCGACAACGACATGGATTGCGACGATGGCACTGGGACGCCGTGTGTCGACAATCCCTGCTCCTGTGGTCCCTACAAGCGCACCCAACGCTGGGGCTGGCTGGGAGCATTGTCCATTGTGCTGCCCTGCCTCTGGTGCTATTGGCCGATGCGGGGTTGCATCAAGCTCTGCGAGAAGTGCTATGCTCGGTTCGCTGGGCGTGGCTGTCGCTGTCAGCTGGGCGGAGGCGTTGGCACCGGGATTGCTGGCAACGGACTTGGTGGCAACAGCATGTTGCCCATTGTGCCGCTGGGTGGCAATGCCAACAGCTTGACTGGCGGTGTGGCAAATGGGGCACAGAACGGTGGCATGCCACTCTCGGTGGGCAAGGGCTTCGAGCATGGCTGCAGTGCAGCCAGTCGCATTCTCCGCAAGGGAGATCTGACGCCAGAGAAGCGTTTGCTCGACTCCAGTCCGGATTACTAA